In Leptospira hartskeerlii, a single window of DNA contains:
- a CDS encoding DUF4160 domain-containing protein yields MPKVFERDGYKFFFFANEGNPREPIHIHVRRGEKLAKFWLKPSVMLDANYGFNSKELNWIEGEIEKNLILIEGKWNDFFGI; encoded by the coding sequence ATGCCAAAAGTTTTTGAAAGAGATGGTTATAAGTTTTTCTTTTTTGCAAACGAAGGAAATCCTCGAGAACCAATTCACATTCATGTGAGAAGAGGAGAAAAATTAGCAAAATTCTGGCTAAAACCAAGCGTAATGTTAGATGCTAACTACGGATTTAATTCCAAAGAATTAAATTGGATTGAAGGAGAGATTGAGAAAAATTTAATTCTCATAGAAGGCAAATGGAATGATTTCTTCGGTATCTGA
- a CDS encoding DUF2442 domain-containing protein, with product MISSVSEAKAQKIWFDEDNLWLSLYDGRTLSVPLAYFPRLRKANKEQLERYEISGGGIGLHWDALDEDISVPGLLLGNGDLASYNKKL from the coding sequence ATGATTTCTTCGGTATCTGAAGCAAAAGCTCAAAAAATTTGGTTTGATGAAGATAATCTTTGGTTATCTTTATATGATGGCAGGACTTTATCAGTTCCACTTGCTTATTTTCCTCGATTAAGAAAGGCTAATAAAGAGCAACTTGAAAGATATGAAATTAGCGGAGGTGGTATAGGTCTTCATTGGGATGCTTTAGATGAAGATATTAGTGTTCCTGGTCTCTTGCTAGGAAATGGCGATCTCGCCTCATATAATAAAAAATTATAA